From Actinopolyspora lacussalsi, a single genomic window includes:
- a CDS encoding AcrR family transcriptional regulator (product_source=COG1309; cath_funfam=1.10.10.60; cog=COG1309; pfam=PF00440; superfamily=46689,48498), which produces MTADEQDMSSRDRIIAAAAVMISEDAGARLSVRAVAERAGVSTGSLRHHFPTQRALQDAVLARVYDEVVSDDRIHDRTVPARERLIDCLRLVLTPTVGEQAREAWITVFRTFIVPEQTDEVRAAYLGMEREGQRRVEYWLSVLVEEGALADGDNTRRARFLCTVLNGLSIERALPAEESILRSEAETLHTAVDCVLGSPA; this is translated from the coding sequence TTGACGGCGGACGAGCAGGACATGAGTTCAAGGGACAGGATCATCGCGGCGGCCGCGGTGATGATCAGCGAGGACGCGGGGGCACGGCTCAGCGTGCGCGCGGTGGCGGAGCGGGCCGGTGTCAGCACCGGATCGCTCCGCCACCACTTTCCGACGCAGCGTGCGTTGCAGGACGCGGTGCTCGCACGCGTCTACGACGAGGTGGTCTCGGACGATCGGATCCACGACCGGACCGTCCCCGCCAGGGAACGGCTGATCGACTGTCTGCGGCTCGTGCTGACCCCCACGGTCGGCGAACAGGCGCGGGAGGCCTGGATCACGGTCTTCCGGACTTTCATCGTCCCCGAGCAGACCGATGAGGTCCGCGCTGCGTACCTGGGCATGGAGCGCGAGGGACAGCGTCGTGTCGAGTACTGGTTGAGCGTCCTGGTCGAGGAGGGCGCGCTCGCCGACGGCGACAACACGCGACGCGCCAGGTTCCTCTGTACCGTCCTCAATGGCCTGTCGATCGAGCGGGCGCTCCCGGCCGAGGAGTCGATCCTGCGGTCCGAGGCAGAGACGCTCCACACCGCGGTCGATTGCGTCCTGGGTTCTCCCGCTTGA
- a CDS encoding hypothetical protein (product_source=Hypo-rule applied; transmembrane_helix_parts=Inside_1_156,TMhelix_157_179,Outside_180_238): MTSANQHGVLEYSTKGIGEVFVFEEWRRRRAARRVREGDGRALQRFRWWQLPGRALFRLRLPRPSGTQVDYAVDVRHWQNQGSGKVEAHLYLDDRQHAVSKLPAVFPVEGGTIEVAMSGFGIKRCHYVTTGGAEKQLVPDSRSAEGRRARLEREHPVVSRGIGLLSLVLLLIGACLLLLQIVEPVSQIPPVAQRFGSFESPIQPPLWLNLTLGASAAVAGVERALRLRYHWLLDGAAN; encoded by the coding sequence GTGACTTCAGCAAACCAACACGGTGTGTTGGAGTATTCCACCAAGGGAATTGGAGAGGTGTTCGTGTTCGAGGAGTGGCGACGTCGACGTGCCGCGAGACGTGTACGCGAGGGTGACGGTCGAGCACTGCAACGCTTCCGTTGGTGGCAGCTGCCGGGACGCGCGCTGTTCCGACTCCGTCTGCCGCGCCCCTCGGGGACCCAGGTGGACTACGCGGTCGACGTGCGGCACTGGCAGAACCAGGGTTCCGGGAAGGTCGAGGCGCACCTCTACCTCGACGATCGGCAGCACGCCGTCTCGAAGCTCCCCGCCGTGTTTCCCGTCGAGGGCGGCACGATCGAGGTGGCGATGAGCGGTTTCGGGATCAAGCGCTGCCACTACGTGACCACCGGCGGTGCCGAGAAGCAGCTCGTCCCCGATTCCCGATCGGCGGAAGGACGCCGCGCACGCCTGGAGCGGGAACATCCCGTGGTCAGCCGCGGTATCGGTCTCCTCTCGCTGGTCCTGCTCCTGATCGGTGCCTGCCTACTCCTCCTGCAGATCGTCGAACCGGTTTCGCAGATCCCACCCGTCGCCCAGCGCTTCGGAAGCTTCGAATCCCCGATCCAACCGCCGCTGTGGCTCAACCTCACGCTCGGCGCCTCGGCTGCGGTAGCCGGTGTGGAACGAGCCCTCCGCCTGCGATACCACTGGCTGCTCGACGGTGCGGCGAACTGA
- a CDS encoding membrane protease YdiL (CAAX protease family) (product_source=COG1266; cog=COG1266; pfam=PF02517; transmembrane_helix_parts=Inside_1_30,TMhelix_31_53,Outside_54_67,TMhelix_68_90,Inside_91_113,TMhelix_114_136,Outside_137_139,TMhelix_140_162,Inside_163_168,TMhelix_169_191,Outside_192_210,TMhelix_211_230,Inside_231_236,TMhelix_237_255,Outside_256_269,TMhelix_270_289,Inside_290_307), which produces MPTRPLDASAPPIDTSRPFGAHVRMNWWKPLVIVSVLPVVMVLLQIVFYYAAAVIAGRDDPLTNEMTPLTLLANNLSVGVTGLLALSFVVRLAEVPWHSLLSSSRRLDSRRWKVYSGGSTLLVAAGVALVALVAPGDTGWTGFEITNTTVALLLVVVLTTPLQAAGEELIFRGTMLPAIASWVPAARWALLTGLVGSSMVFALIHGSADPWLLGYFTVVGVCTGLMAVISRGLEAPIAFHVCNNLVVTLLNSLFADGGTSTYERSVGAGGPSYLILAAVNLAVVGLVWLCERGWHRPGRWEDRTNHG; this is translated from the coding sequence ATGCCTACTCGTCCCCTCGACGCCTCCGCCCCGCCGATCGACACATCCCGACCGTTCGGCGCCCATGTCCGGATGAACTGGTGGAAACCCCTGGTCATCGTCTCGGTACTGCCGGTGGTGATGGTCCTGCTGCAGATCGTGTTCTACTACGCGGCCGCGGTGATCGCGGGGAGGGACGATCCGCTCACGAACGAGATGACGCCACTGACGCTTCTGGCGAACAATCTCAGCGTAGGGGTGACAGGCTTGCTGGCCTTGTCATTCGTGGTACGGCTCGCCGAGGTGCCCTGGCACAGCCTCCTGAGCTCGTCGCGACGGCTGGACTCCCGACGTTGGAAAGTGTATTCCGGCGGCTCCACTCTGCTGGTCGCCGCGGGTGTCGCGCTGGTGGCGCTCGTCGCTCCGGGCGACACCGGCTGGACCGGCTTCGAGATCACCAACACGACGGTGGCGCTTCTCCTCGTCGTCGTGCTGACCACCCCGCTACAGGCCGCCGGTGAGGAACTCATCTTCCGCGGCACGATGCTGCCTGCGATCGCGTCATGGGTTCCCGCAGCACGTTGGGCGCTGCTCACCGGGCTGGTGGGGTCGAGCATGGTGTTCGCGCTCATCCACGGGTCGGCCGATCCGTGGCTACTGGGTTATTTCACCGTCGTCGGTGTCTGTACGGGCCTGATGGCGGTGATCAGCCGAGGTCTCGAAGCACCGATCGCGTTCCACGTCTGCAACAACCTCGTGGTGACACTGCTCAATTCGCTGTTCGCCGACGGCGGCACGTCCACGTACGAAAGATCGGTGGGTGCGGGTGGACCGTCCTACCTGATCCTCGCCGCGGTCAATCTGGCGGTGGTCGGCCTGGTGTGGCTATGTGAACGTGGATGGCATCGCCCGGGGAGGTGGGAGGACCGCACTAACCACGGCTGA
- a CDS encoding hypothetical protein (product_source=Hypo-rule applied) — protein MGGSPVFSEDLPAEVRILDSWRRAGVDCAVGELRGLFYGFARLAGPSSGWSRYRPGRVSRGGGEALAPEKLGGWVVLEFGPSERFWSQEVRARFLGGIGELSGMDRWGWAWGLSRIHEEVDEFVDAQLSRG, from the coding sequence ATGGGCGGTTCTCCGGTGTTTTCCGAAGATCTTCCGGCAGAGGTGCGGATACTGGACAGTTGGCGCCGTGCGGGGGTGGACTGCGCGGTGGGGGAGCTGCGCGGGTTGTTCTACGGCTTCGCGCGGTTGGCGGGCCCGTCCAGCGGCTGGAGTCGTTATCGCCCCGGCCGGGTGAGCCGCGGTGGTGGTGAGGCGCTGGCCCCCGAGAAATTGGGGGGCTGGGTGGTGCTGGAGTTCGGACCGAGTGAGCGATTCTGGTCCCAGGAAGTGCGCGCCCGATTTCTCGGGGGAATCGGCGAACTGTCCGGGATGGACCGATGGGGGTGGGCCTGGGGGCTGAGTCGCATCCACGAGGAGGTCGACGAGTTCGTCGACGCGCAGCTCAGCCGTGGTTAG
- a CDS encoding putative peptidoglycan lipid II flippase (product_source=KO:K03980; cog=COG0728; ko=KO:K03980; pfam=PF03023; tigrfam=TIGR01695; transmembrane_helix_parts=Inside_1_31,TMhelix_32_51,Outside_52_60,TMhelix_61_83,Inside_84_103,TMhelix_104_126,Outside_127_140,TMhelix_141_163,Inside_164_169,TMhelix_170_192,Outside_193_206,TMhelix_207_229,Inside_230_248,TMhelix_249_271,Outside_272_285,TMhelix_286_308,Inside_309_334,TMhelix_335_357,Outside_358_371,TMhelix_372_394,Inside_395_402,TMhelix_403_425,Outside_426_430,TMhelix_431_453,Inside_454_465,TMhelix_466_488,Outside_489_502,TMhelix_503_525,Inside_526_544) — MVEQRQRPPRGRTPSLGSASGAMAVATMASRISGLFAKVLLVWVLGLGMINDSYTVANTLPTVVNELLLGGVLTSVAVPLLVGARQNSAEEGESYAQWMITMGVVLLVTATTLAVLGAPLLTELYLGSHTRANSGLTTAFAYLLLPGIVFYGLSALLMAILNVRQVFGPPAWAPVMNNLVIIATVSLYAVTPGEISADPVRMGQAKLLILGLGTMLGIAAQSAVMVLSLRRTGFRFRWRWGWDRRLAEFGSLAGWVVLYTVVSQIGMIVTIRVAGQGTSGSVATFHYAWLLSQVPYGVLGVSLLQALMPRISRSIAEGDTEGFVRDVGLGSRLSAILLMPVSAFMLTAGSGIGVAFFSLGQGSVGAADRLGITLGVAAAGIVPFSITMLQLRAFYAMKDARTPMLINVIMVVFRTVVCYTLLMWLDPRDLVIGVALAMSLSFLVGAAVGQWWLHIRLGRIQTRRTLVGVGWSLLASVVGCGVAYLVWHWLGGSMHGLGDVATAWVGLGVRGTLVLGLGFGLMLLLPIPEMTIIRQRLRGLLNRV, encoded by the coding sequence GTGGTCGAGCAGCGCCAGCGTCCACCACGTGGGCGAACGCCGTCGCTGGGCAGCGCCAGCGGCGCCATGGCCGTGGCCACCATGGCCAGCAGGATCAGCGGACTGTTCGCCAAGGTGTTGCTGGTGTGGGTACTCGGTCTGGGAATGATCAACGACTCCTACACCGTGGCCAACACCCTGCCCACCGTGGTCAACGAGTTGCTTCTGGGGGGCGTGCTCACGAGCGTGGCCGTTCCGCTGCTGGTGGGCGCGCGGCAGAACAGTGCGGAGGAGGGCGAGTCCTACGCGCAGTGGATGATCACGATGGGCGTGGTTCTGCTGGTGACGGCAACGACACTGGCAGTGCTGGGGGCGCCGCTGCTGACCGAGCTGTACCTCGGCTCGCACACCCGTGCCAACAGCGGGTTGACCACGGCCTTCGCCTACCTACTGCTGCCGGGGATCGTGTTCTACGGCCTGTCGGCACTGCTGATGGCCATTCTCAACGTACGTCAGGTGTTCGGCCCACCAGCCTGGGCACCGGTGATGAACAACCTGGTGATCATAGCCACGGTGAGCCTGTACGCGGTGACTCCCGGCGAGATATCGGCCGATCCGGTGCGGATGGGGCAGGCGAAGCTGTTGATTCTGGGACTGGGCACGATGCTCGGAATCGCGGCACAGAGTGCGGTGATGGTGCTCTCGCTGCGTAGAACCGGTTTCCGGTTCCGTTGGCGGTGGGGTTGGGACCGGCGGCTGGCGGAGTTCGGTTCGCTCGCGGGTTGGGTGGTGCTCTACACCGTTGTCAGCCAGATCGGCATGATCGTGACCATCCGGGTGGCCGGACAGGGCACGTCGGGAAGCGTGGCGACGTTCCACTACGCGTGGCTGCTTTCGCAGGTTCCCTACGGGGTGCTGGGGGTCTCACTGCTGCAGGCGCTGATGCCGCGAATCAGTCGTTCGATAGCCGAGGGGGACACCGAGGGATTCGTCCGCGACGTGGGGTTGGGGTCGCGGTTGAGTGCGATCCTGCTGATGCCGGTGAGCGCGTTCATGCTCACGGCGGGATCGGGTATAGGGGTGGCGTTCTTCTCGCTCGGCCAGGGCAGTGTCGGCGCCGCGGACCGTCTCGGGATCACGCTCGGCGTGGCAGCGGCCGGAATCGTGCCGTTCTCGATCACGATGCTGCAGCTGCGGGCGTTCTACGCGATGAAGGACGCCCGGACGCCGATGCTGATCAACGTGATCATGGTCGTGTTCCGCACCGTCGTGTGCTACACGCTGCTGATGTGGTTGGATCCGCGCGACCTGGTGATCGGCGTGGCACTGGCCATGTCGTTGAGCTTCCTCGTGGGCGCCGCCGTGGGCCAGTGGTGGTTGCACATCCGACTCGGGCGGATACAGACCAGACGGACCCTGGTCGGGGTTGGGTGGTCGCTGCTTGCCTCGGTAGTGGGATGCGGAGTCGCGTACCTCGTCTGGCACTGGCTGGGAGGGAGTATGCACGGACTCGGTGACGTGGCCACGGCCTGGGTGGGCCTGGGAGTTCGCGGCACGCTCGTGCTCGGCCTCGGCTTCGGACTGATGCTGTTGTTGCCGATACCGGAGATGACCATCATCCGGCAACGACTGCGGGGACTGCTGAACCGGGTGTGA
- a CDS encoding diguanylate cyclase (GGDEF)-like protein/PAS domain S-box-containing protein (product_source=TIGR00254/TIGR00229; cath_funfam=3.20.20.450,3.30.450.20,3.30.70.270; cog=COG5001; pfam=PF00563,PF00989,PF00990,PF14417; smart=SM00052,SM00091,SM00267; superfamily=141868,52091,55073,55785; tigrfam=TIGR00229,TIGR00254), whose protein sequence is MSSDTLFQALPTAMAVLDENERVLAVNESLCALLGRTHENLVRRSSMELLSPHDRGSTLTAYAGGVGTDRGGDGLTRHQRRLRCAEGRTVFCDVHATFLAYEGWAGVWLVAFIDVGQRHHYTQALHAETEHDELTGLLNRKGVRRLLDQQLSDEGQREGAVLFCDLDNFKRINDTLGHTAGDDLLVRLAQRLQQGLPSECAAARHSGDEFLIVCPDVAAHGGPLELAERISVLLRTNMAREDHLIAVSASIGIATTSDPGVERPEELLRLAEVAMYQAKDHGTGHVFRANAGLSTSLEREANFEQELRQALARDELTLHYQPIVDPTGRVHSAEALLRWPHPQHGLLSPGTVLPAARNAHLVSELDRWVLSAAAREAAIWPDQQGRPVAVTVNLSSTLLHEPDFAAQIERIVPATGLDWHRLVLEITETDLLDLAPATLTAMHELAERGVRFALDDFGTGYSSLERLKELPVQILKLDRTFVAGLEREAVDAAIAGAALSIAQARNMTCVAEGVETTGQLYQLARIGFTDYQGFLFAAGVPAAELRALIQRPPTLAARKEAGSRPHPIETQPAPDDPDTMPRTPTITPPSRRTTGEVTTAGAPVPDGHECWIFRDHEEFRTRAREYVRDGLSHGYRIEYVDHAPASRLRAQLAADEILGPAMETGAMSVATIEEFYPTSDGGIVDAEAAMDARLTSAEKALAAGYTGFRAIVNATAMVTTPDQRAAFAYYEYLCDHVISTEPVTALCAYNLTELGSAAVAEMACLHPVTTPTASPFRLYAESTDEHTDNEYDTRLALTGVLDLPCANLFTAALEHTRAHNLLINDRGLDILDPRVIHALDQHARAHHKHVTLRLTQPLSTRLRPLLHNLTHTRIETHQA, encoded by the coding sequence ATGAGCAGTGACACGTTGTTCCAGGCTCTGCCGACGGCGATGGCGGTGCTGGATGAAAACGAGCGTGTGTTGGCGGTCAACGAGTCGCTGTGTGCGCTGCTGGGCCGCACCCACGAGAACCTTGTCCGGCGCTCGTCGATGGAGTTGCTCTCACCACATGACCGCGGCAGCACTCTCACGGCGTATGCCGGTGGTGTCGGCACGGACCGCGGTGGCGACGGGTTGACGCGTCATCAGCGACGGTTGCGGTGTGCCGAGGGGCGGACGGTGTTTTGCGATGTGCACGCCACGTTCCTGGCGTACGAGGGGTGGGCCGGTGTGTGGCTGGTGGCCTTCATCGATGTCGGGCAACGTCACCACTACACGCAGGCCCTCCACGCCGAGACCGAACATGACGAGCTGACCGGGCTGCTCAACCGCAAAGGCGTGCGCCGCCTACTGGACCAGCAGCTGTCCGACGAGGGACAGCGTGAGGGCGCTGTGCTGTTCTGCGATCTCGACAACTTCAAGCGCATCAACGACACGCTGGGGCACACGGCCGGAGACGATCTGCTGGTGCGGCTGGCACAACGATTGCAGCAGGGGTTGCCGTCGGAGTGCGCGGCGGCACGGCATTCCGGCGACGAATTCCTCATCGTATGCCCGGACGTGGCCGCCCACGGCGGGCCGCTGGAGCTGGCCGAGAGGATCTCGGTGCTGCTGCGCACGAATATGGCACGGGAAGACCATTTGATCGCGGTCTCCGCCTCGATCGGAATCGCCACCACGAGCGATCCCGGGGTTGAGCGGCCCGAGGAGCTACTGCGATTGGCCGAGGTGGCCATGTACCAGGCCAAAGACCACGGCACCGGACATGTTTTCCGCGCCAATGCCGGCTTGAGCACATCGCTGGAACGCGAGGCCAACTTCGAACAGGAACTGCGCCAGGCGCTGGCTCGCGATGAGCTGACGCTGCACTACCAGCCCATCGTCGACCCCACCGGCCGCGTGCACAGCGCGGAAGCGCTGCTGCGTTGGCCGCATCCGCAGCACGGCCTGCTGTCGCCGGGGACGGTCCTGCCCGCCGCTCGCAACGCCCACCTGGTCTCCGAACTCGACCGGTGGGTTTTGAGCGCCGCCGCGCGTGAAGCGGCAATCTGGCCCGACCAACAGGGGCGGCCCGTGGCGGTGACGGTCAATCTCAGTAGCACGCTGCTGCACGAGCCCGATTTCGCAGCGCAGATCGAACGGATCGTGCCCGCGACCGGGCTGGATTGGCACCGGCTCGTCCTGGAGATCACCGAAACCGACCTGCTCGATCTCGCCCCGGCCACCCTGACAGCCATGCACGAACTCGCGGAGCGGGGCGTGCGGTTCGCCCTGGACGACTTCGGCACCGGCTATTCGTCCTTGGAACGCCTCAAGGAACTTCCCGTCCAGATCCTCAAACTCGACCGCACCTTCGTGGCCGGTCTGGAGCGGGAAGCGGTCGATGCCGCCATCGCCGGCGCTGCCCTGAGCATCGCCCAGGCCCGGAACATGACTTGCGTGGCCGAAGGAGTGGAAACCACCGGCCAGCTCTACCAGCTGGCGCGAATCGGATTCACCGACTACCAGGGCTTCCTGTTCGCGGCAGGCGTCCCCGCTGCCGAGCTGCGCGCTCTGATCCAGCGTCCCCCCACCCTCGCGGCCCGCAAGGAGGCGGGGAGCCGCCCGCACCCCATCGAAACCCAACCCGCGCCCGACGATCCCGACACGATGCCCCGCACACCGACCATCACACCGCCGAGCCGGCGAACGACCGGCGAAGTCACCACCGCGGGTGCCCCTGTTCCGGACGGGCACGAATGCTGGATCTTCCGAGACCACGAGGAGTTTCGCACCCGCGCCCGCGAGTACGTCCGGGACGGACTCAGCCACGGGTACCGGATCGAATACGTGGACCACGCCCCCGCCTCGCGGTTACGGGCACAACTCGCCGCCGACGAGATCCTCGGCCCAGCGATGGAAACGGGCGCGATGAGCGTCGCAACCATCGAAGAGTTCTACCCCACCAGCGACGGGGGGATCGTCGACGCCGAAGCGGCCATGGACGCCCGCCTCACCTCCGCCGAGAAGGCGCTCGCCGCCGGCTACACCGGTTTTCGGGCCATCGTCAACGCCACAGCCATGGTCACCACCCCCGACCAGCGCGCGGCCTTCGCCTACTACGAATACCTGTGCGACCACGTGATCAGCACCGAACCCGTGACCGCACTGTGCGCCTACAACCTCACCGAGCTCGGCAGCGCCGCTGTCGCCGAGATGGCCTGCCTGCACCCGGTAACCACGCCCACCGCCAGTCCCTTCCGCCTCTACGCCGAAAGCACTGACGAACACACCGACAACGAATACGACACCCGCCTCGCCCTGACCGGGGTGCTGGACCTACCCTGCGCCAACCTGTTCACCGCCGCGCTGGAGCACACCCGAGCCCACAACCTCCTGATCAACGACCGCGGCCTCGACATCCTCGACCCCCGCGTCATCCACGCCCTCGACCAGCATGCCCGCGCCCACCACAAACACGTCACCCTGCGACTGACACAGCCCTTGAGCACCCGGCTGCGGCCGCTCCTCCACAACCTCACCCACACCCGCATCGAAACCCACCAGGCGTAA
- a CDS encoding CobQ-like glutamine amidotransferase family enzyme (product_source=COG3442; cath_funfam=3.40.50.880; cog=COG3442; ko=KO:K07009; pfam=PF07685; superfamily=52317), with amino-acid sequence MTDDSAIRIALVVPDLLGTYGDRGNALVLAQRLRWRGYRAEIVTVLSSAETLPESCDIYLLGGGEDVAQQAAVNFLARGDGLRRAVNAGAVVLGVCGGLQVLGTSFTTGDGTTQHGLGLIDISTEPGPNRAIGELSTRSEEHGLGLLTGFENHLGRSTVGPAARPLGRVLHGIGNGSEDTEGAVSGRVVCTYLHGPALARNPALADTMLSWAVGEPLSELAPFPELTELRTERARAAG; translated from the coding sequence TTGACCGACGATTCGGCGATCCGCATCGCACTCGTGGTGCCCGACCTGCTGGGTACCTACGGGGATCGGGGAAACGCCCTGGTACTCGCGCAACGGCTTCGCTGGAGAGGTTATCGCGCCGAGATCGTGACCGTGTTGTCCTCGGCCGAAACCCTGCCCGAGTCCTGCGACATCTATCTGCTCGGTGGTGGCGAGGACGTCGCGCAACAGGCCGCGGTGAACTTCCTGGCACGTGGTGACGGACTCCGGCGGGCCGTGAACGCGGGGGCGGTCGTGCTCGGGGTCTGTGGTGGGTTGCAAGTGCTGGGCACCAGCTTCACCACCGGTGACGGCACCACTCAGCACGGACTGGGACTCATCGACATCTCCACCGAGCCCGGTCCCAACCGGGCCATCGGCGAACTGAGCACGCGCTCCGAGGAGCACGGTCTGGGGCTGCTCACCGGCTTCGAGAACCACCTCGGCAGGAGCACGGTCGGTCCGGCGGCCCGTCCACTGGGACGTGTGCTGCACGGCATCGGCAACGGCTCCGAGGACACCGAGGGGGCTGTCAGCGGGCGTGTCGTGTGCACCTATCTGCACGGCCCGGCGCTGGCGCGGAATCCGGCGTTGGCGGACACGATGCTGTCCTGGGCGGTAGGGGAGCCGTTGTCCGAACTGGCTCCTTTCCCGGAACTCACCGAGCTGCGGACCGAACGGGCGCGAGCCGCGGGATGA
- a CDS encoding UDP-N-acetylmuramyl tripeptide synthase (product_source=COG0769; cath_funfam=3.40.1190.10; cog=COG0769; pfam=PF08245,PF08353; superfamily=53623): MVSARRARRADVLSRLRTGTALAAGRLATTTSRSLRLGSGGIIGGRVALALQPDLLTRLVVDKRIVVITGTNGKTTTTHMVAQALRAGGASVSNATGANMLDGHVAALMAEPRAPYAALEVDELHLAQLTDRFQPSVILLLNLSRDQLDRVGEIRSVESSLRRALRQAPGARVVANADDPNIVSVAADHPHVTWVSGGCRWKHDALNCPRCGAFLGELDQSWECVCGLRRPHADWTVDAGGLTAPDGASEQLSLPLPGQVNRVNATFALAAAAALDIPRAEALDRIRRLRDASGRYEHTTMAGHDVRLLLAKNPASWLEMLDLVAENDRPLILVVNSRQADGHDVSWLWDIEFERLAGRKVVVTGERALDLAVRLRYAEVNCEIATNVQRALHSATIGDSADSVEIIANYTAFRDLFAKRQQH; this comes from the coding sequence GTGGTTTCCGCGCGACGTGCGCGGCGGGCCGACGTGCTGTCCCGACTCCGCACCGGCACGGCACTGGCGGCGGGAAGACTCGCCACGACCACCTCCAGAAGCCTGCGGCTGGGAAGCGGCGGCATCATCGGAGGCCGAGTGGCACTGGCGTTGCAACCGGATCTGCTCACACGACTGGTCGTGGACAAACGAATCGTGGTGATCACCGGCACCAACGGCAAGACCACCACCACCCACATGGTGGCCCAGGCGCTGCGTGCCGGTGGGGCCTCGGTCAGCAACGCCACCGGGGCCAACATGCTCGACGGCCACGTCGCCGCCCTGATGGCCGAGCCACGAGCGCCGTATGCCGCGTTGGAGGTCGACGAGCTGCATCTGGCCCAGCTGACCGACCGATTCCAGCCCTCGGTGATTCTGCTGCTCAACCTCAGCCGTGACCAGCTCGATCGTGTCGGGGAGATTCGCAGCGTGGAGTCCAGCCTGCGGCGCGCGCTGCGGCAGGCACCGGGTGCACGGGTGGTCGCCAACGCCGACGACCCCAACATCGTCTCGGTCGCGGCCGACCATCCCCACGTGACCTGGGTCTCGGGCGGCTGCCGTTGGAAACACGACGCGCTCAACTGCCCCAGGTGCGGGGCCTTCCTCGGGGAACTCGACCAGTCGTGGGAGTGCGTGTGCGGGTTGCGCAGGCCCCACGCCGACTGGACGGTCGACGCGGGCGGGCTCACCGCTCCGGACGGGGCGAGCGAGCAACTATCCCTGCCGTTGCCCGGGCAGGTCAATCGGGTCAACGCCACTTTCGCGCTCGCGGCCGCCGCGGCGTTGGACATACCCCGCGCCGAGGCGCTCGACCGTATCCGTCGACTGCGCGATGCCAGCGGCCGATACGAACACACGACCATGGCCGGACACGACGTGCGGCTGTTGCTGGCGAAGAACCCGGCCAGCTGGCTCGAGATGCTCGACCTGGTGGCCGAGAACGACCGCCCGCTGATCCTGGTCGTCAACAGCAGGCAGGCCGACGGACACGACGTCTCCTGGTTGTGGGACATCGAGTTCGAGCGGCTGGCTGGAAGGAAGGTCGTCGTCACGGGGGAGCGGGCGCTGGATCTGGCCGTCCGACTGCGTTACGCGGAAGTGAACTGCGAAATCGCCACGAACGTGCAGCGAGCACTGCACAGTGCCACCATCGGGGACTCGGCCGATTCGGTCGAGATCATCGCCAACTACACTGCTTTCCGGGACCTGTTCGCGAAGAGGCAACAACATTGA
- a CDS encoding hypothetical protein (product_source=Hypo-rule applied) translates to MSFGCSGPFWIVLRFLLLRVASISIGKVGLLCDEPLNTNSELLIFVF, encoded by the coding sequence ATGTCATTCGGGTGTTCGGGTCCGTTTTGGATCGTCCTTCGGTTTCTGCTACTGCGTGTTGCCTCGATTTCTATCGGGAAGGTGGGACTGTTGTGTGACGAGCCGTTGAATACGAACAGTGAACTGTTGATTTTCGTGTTTTAA
- a CDS encoding hypothetical protein (product_source=Hypo-rule applied; transmembrane_helix_parts=Outside_1_3,TMhelix_4_26,Inside_27_30) produces the protein MEMIVLLLLSGFVALGIGWTVWDIHIDRRR, from the coding sequence ATGGAGATGATCGTGCTGCTGTTGCTGTCGGGTTTCGTCGCGCTCGGAATCGGGTGGACGGTTTGGGACATCCACATCGACAGACGCAGGTAG